The following are from one region of the Salvia hispanica cultivar TCC Black 2014 chromosome 1, UniMelb_Shisp_WGS_1.0, whole genome shotgun sequence genome:
- the LOC125202717 gene encoding ABC transporter G family member 9-like, which yields MQFDEVVYKIKIKAPGGSSEKKTKSVKKEILKGVSGSVFPGEMLAMLGPSGSGKTTLLTALGGRLSGDLDGAITYNGKPFSNATKRNTGFVTQDDVLYPHLTVTETLVYTALLRLPRNLSKAEKVEHAEAVIEQLGLTRCRDSIIGGDFLRGVSGGERKRVSIGQEMLINPSLLFLDEPTSGLDSTTAQKIVSTLWDLANGGRTVLMTIHQPSSRLFYMFHKILLLSEGNPLYFGKGADVLGYFSSVGFAPSVAMNPSDFLLDLANGVVTGNSNEDQVAIKQSLVNAYKTQLSTVVKSELAGDGGIRASTDDMKPKRWSNTWWDQFSVLLRRGIKERKHESFSTIKIVQVVVVSILAGIFWWQSSADRLQDQVALLFFMGNFWAFYPLFQAIFTFPKERKMLTKERTSGMYRLSSYFLALSIGDLPMELVLPTVFFAITYWMTGLKRTAGAFFLGLLTILYNVLGAQGLGLAIGAVVMDQQTATTLASVIMLTFSLAGGFFVQNVPVFIAWIKYFSFSQYTLKLMLASQYTYDQTYKCGTNQTCLVRDFPAIKGVGLDKTGITLAAVLMAVMIVLYRLIAYVALMRVGATKK from the exons ATGCAGTTCGACGAGGTGGTCTACAAGATCAAAATCAAGGCCCCCGGAGGCTCGTCGGAGAAGAAGACAAAATCAGTAAAGAAAGAGATCTTAAAAGGAGTCTCCGGCAGCGTGTTCCCTGGCGAAATGCTGGCGATGCTCGGGCCCTCCGGCAGCGGCAAGACGACGCTGCTGACGGCCCTCGGCGGCCGCCTTAGCGGCGACCTGGACGGCGCCATCACCTACAACGGCAAGCCCTTCTCCAACGCCACCAAGCGCAACACCGGCTTCGTCACCCAGGACGACGTCCTCTACCCCCACCTCACCGTCACCGAGACGCTCGTCTACACGGCCCTCCTCCGCCTGCCCCGCAACCTCTCCAAGGCCGAGAAGGTGGAGCACGCGGAGGCCGTGATTGAGCAGCTCGGGCTCACGAGGTGCCGGGACAGCATCATTGGGGGGGATTTTTTAAGGGGGGTTTCCGGGGGCGAGAGGAAACGGGTGAGCATCGGGCAGGAGATGCTTATTAACCCGAGCTTGTTGTTCCTGGATGAGCCCACCTCGGGTTTGGACTCAACCACAGCGCAGAAGATTGTTTCTACGCTGTGGGACCTGGCCAACGGGGGCCGTACAGTGCTTATGACAATTCACCAGCCCTCGAGTAGGCTCTTCTATATGTTTCATAAAATTCTCTTGTTGTCGGAAGGGAACCCTTTGTATTTCGGCAAAGGAGCTGACGTTTTGGGCTATTTTTCGAGTGTTGGTTTTGCTCCGAGTGTCGCCATGAATCCGTCTGATTTCTTGCTTGATCTTGCCAATG gaGTTGTAACGGGAAATTCGAATGAAGATCAAGTAGCGATTAAGCAGAGTTTGGTGAACGCGTACAAAACACAACTATCGACGGTTGTGAAGTCGGAGCTAGCTGGGGATGGCGGTATTCGTGCTTCAACGGATGATATGAAGCCTAAGCGGTGGTCGAATACATGGTGGGATCAATTCTCAGTGTTGCTTAGGAGAGGGATCAAAGAAAGGAAGCATGAGTCTTTCTCAACCATCAAGATTGTGCAAGTTGTGGTGGTTTCTATTTTAGCCGGAATCTTTTGGTGGCAGTCCTCGGCCGATCGCTTGCAAGACCAG GTCGCGCTCCTCTTCTTCATGGGAAATTTTTGGGCTTTCTACCCGCTATTCCAGGCCATCTTCACATTCCCTAAAGAACGAAAGATGTTAACGAAAGAGCGGACCTCGGGCATGTACCGTCTCTCTTCATACTTCCTAGCCCTGTCCATAGGCGACCTGCCCATGGAGCTAGTCCTCCCCACCGTCTTCTTTGCCATTACCTATTGGATGACAGGCCTCAAGCGCACAGCCGGGGCCTTCTTCTTAGGCCTATTAACAATCCTCTACAACGTTCTGGGTGCTCAGGGACTCGGGCTAGCTATAGGGGCTGTGGTGATGGACCAACAAACAGCCACTACACTCGCGTCCGTGATCATGCTAACCTTCAGCCTGGCTGGCGGGTTTTTTGTTCAGAACGTCCCCGTCTTCATAGCCTGGATCAAGTACTTCTCGTTCAGCCAGTACACTTTGAAGCTCATGCTCGCGTCCCAGTACACGTACGATCAGACCTACAAATGTGGTACAAATCAGACTTGCCTCGTCAGGGATTTTCCGGCCATTAAGGGGGTCGGACTCGACAAGACCGGGATCACCCTGGCGGCGGTTCTCATGGCTGTGATGATTGTGCTCTATAGGCTTATAGCTTATGTTGCTCTCATGAGAGTTGGTGCCACCAAAAAGTAG
- the LOC125202758 gene encoding UDP-glucuronate:xylan alpha-glucuronosyltransferase 2-like produces MALKKMMSTSAKSLLIRNNLSFVAFLIFFYATLLLCPSASNDRHRVASFVRCSLLNCHHKRENGTMMVLEDSAAGGMVNPQRELIKREIPSFMSSIGRGMKIGMINMEDEDMSAWNSSGEIIPVTFEKISPELWWKSIFPAWTDAEEAFSGARCPEIPMPDWEVYGYVDVVVAKLPCREPEEGWSRDVFRLQVHLAAANMAVRRGRLDGGGRAKVVVLSECPPMPEIFRCEEVAGREGRWRFYRPEMWRLEQRVSLPVGSCELALPLRDKGAFNERYNVSKIEAITLQSQKREAYVTVLHSSESYVCGAITLAQTLIQTRTQRDLILLLDKSISEPSRVALRRAGWTLRYIKRIRNPRAEKNSYNEYNYSKLRLWQLTDYDKVIFIDADIIVLRNIDILFHFPQMSAVGNNRHIFNSGIMVIEPSNCTFRTLMRRRNEIASYNGGDQGFLNEVFVWWHRLPRRFNFFKHIPANSPAEARVKNRLFGSDPPEIYSIHYFGLKPWMCYRDYDCNWDVADLHDYASDDAHRRWWKVHDAMPLDLQRSCSLSGRTKSELELNRKVAGELGFENQRWRINVTDPRKFI; encoded by the exons ATGGCACTGAAGAAAATGATGTCTACTTCCGCAAAATCTCTCCTCATAAGAAACAATCTCTCCTTCGTGGCATTCCTCATATTCTTCTACGCCACCCTCCTCCTCTGCCCCTCCGCCTCCAACGACCGCCACCGTGTCGCCTCCTTCGTCCGCTGCTCCCTCCTCAATTGCCACCATAAG AGAGAAAATGGGACCATGATGGTTCTAGAAGATTCCGCCGCCGGCGGGATGGTGAACCCGCAAAGGGAGCTGATCAAGAGAGAGATTCCGAGTTTCATGAGCAGCATCGGCCGTGGAATGAAGATAGGAATGATTAACATGGAGGATGAAGACATGTCGGCATGGAACAGCTCCGGCGAGATTATTCCGGTGACGTTCGAGAAGATTTCGCCGGAGCTCTGGTGGAAGTCGATTTTTCCGGCGTGGACCGACGCGGAGGAGGCATTTTCCGGCGCGAGGTGCCCGGAGATTCCGATGCCGGATTGGGAGGTGTACGGCTACGTGGACGTGGTGGTGGCAAAGCTGCCGTGCCGGGAGCCGGAGGAGGGGTGGAGCCGGGACGTGTTCCGGCTGCAGGTGCATTTGGCGGCGGCGAACATGGCGGTGAGGCGGGGGAGGCTGGATGGGGGCGGGCGGGCGAAGGTGGTGGTGCTGAGTGAGTGTCCCCCTATGCCGGAGATTTTCCGGTGCGAGGAGGTGGCGGGGAGGGAGGGGCGGTGGCGGTTCTACCGGCCGGAGATGTGGCGGTTGGAGCAAAGG GTTTCTTTGCCGGTTGGCTCTTGCGAATTGGCTCTGCCTTTACGGGATAAAG GAGCATTCAATGAAAGATACaatgtttcaaaaattgaagCCATTACCCTACAATCGCAAAAACGAGAAGCTTACGTCACAGTTCTCCACTCTTCCGAGTCCTACGTTTGTGGGGCTATAACCCTGGCCCAAACCTTGATTCAGACCCGTACCCAGCGCGACCTAATCCTTCTCCTAGACAAGTCCATTTCAGAGCCCTCCAGGGTCGCTCTAAGGCGAGCCGGTTGGACCCTCCGTTACATCAAACGGATTCGGAACCCGAGAGCGGAGAAGAATTCGTACAACGAGTACAATTATAGCAAGTTGCGACTATGGCAGCTCACCGACTACGACAAGGTCATTTTCATCGACGCTGACATTATCGTGTTGCGCAACATCGATATCCTCTTCCACTTTCCTCAGATGTCCGCCGTTGGCAACAATCGCCATATCTTCAATTCCG GAATCATGGTGATTGAGCCATCAAACTGCACATTCCGGACGCTGATGCGCCGCCGCAACGAGATAGCCTCGTACAACGGCGGCGACCAGGGCTTCTTAAACGAGGTCTTCGTGTGGTGGCACCGCCTCCCGCGCCGCTTCAACTTCTTCAAGCACATCCCAGCCAACTCCCCCGCCGAAGCCCGGGTCAAGAACCGGCTTTTCGGGTCGGACCCTCCGGAGATCTACTCGATCCACTACTTCGGGTTGAAGCCGTGGATGTGCTACAGGGACTATGACTGCAACTGGGACGTCGCCGACCTGCACGACTACGCCAGCGACGACGCCCACCGCCGCTGGTGGAAGGTGCACGACGCCATGCCGTTAGACCTGCAGCGGTCATGCAGCCTCTCCGGGCGGACGAAGAGCGAGTTGGAGTTGAACCGGAAGGTGGCCggagaattagggttcgaGAATCAACGTTGGAGGATCAATGTTACTGATCCTaggaaatttatttga